GATTTCAAAGGATAAGTTTGATTTTATAATGGCGACAGGCGATGACTGGACAGATGAAGAGCTATTCAGGATTCTTCCTGAAGCAGCCTACTCAATCAGAGTGGGGATGACCCAATCTCATGCCAGATTTAATCTGCATAATCATGCTGAAGTTTTAAATCTCATCATGGAGATTATAAAATGAGTCCCCCATTTCGTTTTCGCACGCAATTTCATCTCGTTAAATTGCTCGGACTTAAAGCGAGAAATCCTGTTGAATTATTAGAGGGATTAAAAAATGTGCCCACCTCCTCGATCTATTATCATACACACAGATTTTTGCAGCAGCACCACTACCTCTCACCTGAGCCACCGAACGATTTTGCCTACTGGCTAACTAATATCCTTAATCTAAGAGAGCTGGGTGAATTGTTTGCCAGTGTGGATACCGTTAGCTTCAAAAGCATGGAGGAATTAAGAACGGAGTTTATTAAAATCTTAACTGACTATATTTCCAAAGGAAAACACATTGCTGAATGTCCAGAGGGACAAGATTTTTGCTTTATGAGTTGTACAACCTTTGTTTTGCCAACGCCTTATGTTGCGCATAATTTAAGAGAGTTTGTTGAGATACTCAGCAAGATAAGTATCAACTCTCTTTATTTTCACATCTTTGAGGCACGTATGCGAGCACAGAGGGAAGAGAACGATTTTGTGGCATGGTTTAAGGCAATAGGAGAGGAAGAGTTGGCCAGAAAACTTTCAGGGTTAGACCCCTACACTATCACATTAGAGGGTCTAAGACAAAAAATTATTCAGGTAGCAAGTGAATATGTCAGACATTAACAAATACGCTTCTATAGTTGGTCAGGGAGTAATAGACGAATTATATCTTCTAGCTGCAAAACTCAAGGGGAAAATAATACAAAACATTAATTCAACACCCGTTGGCGGTGGCGTAGCTGAAATCCTCACCAGAATGATCCCTCTTCTGAGACAACTTGGCATTAACGCCAGATGGGATGTCATAAAGGGTAATGAGAAATTCTTTAGTATCACAAAGAAAATCCATAATGCTTTGCATGGTGTAAATGTTCAAATATCTTCTCAAGATTTGGAATATTTCATAGAAGTTAATCACGAAAATGCTCAAGAGATAGACCCTAATGCAGACATATTGTTTATCCATGACCCGCAGCCTATCGCTCTGGTTGATAGGAAGAAAGAAATCGGGAAGAAATGGGTATGGAGATGCCATATTGACTTTACAGAGCCGAAACTGGACATCATGAATTTCTTGAAATCCTACATTGAAAAATATGACTGTGCAGTATTTTCAGCTCCGGCATTTTCAAGGGATTTGAATATCCCTCAAGTGCTTATCTCGCCCTCGATAGACCCACTGAGTGATAAAAATAAAGAACTACCACAAGAGGTAATCGACTCCGTGCTTGAGCGTTTCGGGATCGACAAAGAGCGGCCCATAGTTACTCAGATATCCCGCTTCGATTACTTAAAAGATCCTATTGGTGTAATAGAGGCATACAAGAAAGTCAAAAAGCATATTAATTGCCAGCTTGTTTTGGCTGGCGGGGGTGCTACGGATGACCCAGAGGGATTGAGGGTCTTAGAAGAAGTAAAATCCGCTGCTACTGACGATCCGGACATACACGTTATATTTCTTCCTCCTGCGAGTGATCTAGAGATCAACGCACTGCAAAGAGCATCTACAGTGATCCTGCAAAAATCCTTAAAAGAGGGTTTTGGTTTAACAGTGGCAGAGGCATTGTGGAAAGCAAAACCAACCATAGCATCCGCAGTTGGTGGCATTCCGCTTCAGATAGCCCACAAATATTCCGGATTGCTCACCTACTCCATTGACGGGACCGCTTACTATTTGAAACAACTGCTCAATGAACCAGAATATGCAAGAAGACTCGGCTTACACGGTAAAGAACACATAAAGGATAACTTTCTTATCACAAGACATATTCGTGATTATCTGGTTCTTTCTCTTTCACTATTCTACGAGGGGGATGTAATTTATTTGTAGTCAAGAAAGTATATCCGCGTGGAGGCATCTAGCCAGGATATCGGCCGTATGCCACACTTCGACCGGACTGCCCTGCTTATCCAGACCACCTCGCAGCTGCAACAAACAGCCAGGGCAACCGGTAACAACGATGGATGCCTCCGTGGCTGCAATATTGGCCAGCTTATGTTCCAGGATATGCTGCGAAATGCCTGGATAGTCGAAAGAGTAAGTACCACCCAGTCCACAACAGAGGTCTGGCTGAGGCATCTCTACTAGTTCATAGCCAGCCATTCCAGAAAGGAGGAGGCGAGGCTCGCGGTGAACACCTAACCCCCGCCTGAGATGACACGGATCGTGATAGGTAATACGCCTCACCGTCTCCGTGGGAGCTTCGCCCTTAGACTCATTCACGCTGGACCTTAGAACGTTGACCAGGAACTCGGAGAGGTCAAATGTCTTGGCTGCTAGCGCCCGAGCTCGCTCCTGCCACTCTGGGGTGGTTATGTTAAGACTAACAAAGTAACGCTTTAGGGCTTCGCCACAGCTAGGACAGGCGGTGATGATATAATCAGCGCCATCGTCCTCTAAGGCAACGATATTCTGGCGAGCTAGCTCCACCGCTGTAGCCATATCTCCACTATAAATGGCCGGAATGCCACAGCAGGTTTGTGCGCTGGGAAAAGATACGGCCACTCCCATACTCTTTAATATAGCGACCACTGCCTCCCCACTTTCCGGATAGACCCAGTCCAACAAACAGCCAGCATAGAAGGCTGCCTTGCCCTGAGGTTGAGACGACGATGGTGTTTCCAGTGTCAGACGCTCACGTAATGGTCTGTAGGCCAGGGCAGGTAGACTCCGAAAACGGGTCACGGCCGGATTGAATGGCAAATGACGTATGAAAGCATCACCCCCAGTGA
This genomic stretch from Chloroflexota bacterium harbors:
- a CDS encoding DUF5752 family protein, whose translation is MSPPFRFRTQFHLVKLLGLKARNPVELLEGLKNVPTSSIYYHTHRFLQQHHYLSPEPPNDFAYWLTNILNLRELGELFASVDTVSFKSMEELRTEFIKILTDYISKGKHIAECPEGQDFCFMSCTTFVLPTPYVAHNLREFVEILSKISINSLYFHIFEARMRAQREENDFVAWFKAIGEEELARKLSGLDPYTITLEGLRQKIIQVASEYVRH
- a CDS encoding glycosyltransferase, whose product is MSDINKYASIVGQGVIDELYLLAAKLKGKIIQNINSTPVGGGVAEILTRMIPLLRQLGINARWDVIKGNEKFFSITKKIHNALHGVNVQISSQDLEYFIEVNHENAQEIDPNADILFIHDPQPIALVDRKKEIGKKWVWRCHIDFTEPKLDIMNFLKSYIEKYDCAVFSAPAFSRDLNIPQVLISPSIDPLSDKNKELPQEVIDSVLERFGIDKERPIVTQISRFDYLKDPIGVIEAYKKVKKHINCQLVLAGGGATDDPEGLRVLEEVKSAATDDPDIHVIFLPPASDLEINALQRASTVILQKSLKEGFGLTVAEALWKAKPTIASAVGGIPLQIAHKYSGLLTYSIDGTAYYLKQLLNEPEYARRLGLHGKEHIKDNFLITRHIRDYLVLSLSLFYEGDVIYL